Below is a genomic region from Triticum dicoccoides isolate Atlit2015 ecotype Zavitan chromosome 5A, WEW_v2.0, whole genome shotgun sequence.
tcccacaatacgacgttctgctgcgtcaagcagccgcctggcggtcagaagggtgcctactacgccatccatcacatgcgggcgatcatacgggaccatcatcaacttctgctaccgagtagactcaaagattgggccgcgagcgtgtcggcaatccaagacgcggacatcagacaagaattctttcgcatccagtcggagtttgcggaaatcatccatcaagatgtccttcgtaccgcggggcagttctacctcagaaatcaaccgtccaacagtgacatcgacacaatcctacaaatgcaggctgacaacgcccgttctttcatgactcccacgatagacggcggcttcatgcacgctccggtcccttgagtctcatgttgtaattaaactttaatgaacttgtagtatgtctcttcggtttcgagagtcgttcaacttaagatgtaatcgatgctattaatgtcttgcttttctcttccgatcattctgttgcatacttatatattgcttatgtattgtctgtgaattggtactaacgtttcgtttggctactgcatagcgatgccgtggtatgtcgtgtacaaggataaggttcccggagtctacgacgactgggaggagtgtcggagacaggttcaccgattcagcggtaacagttacaaagggtacgccactagggccgaggccaaatctagatacgcccgctatctagcaggagaggggagggagcgttggaggaaccggatgaagacgagtttcatcgtgatgatgctcatcgtgatgaccgcagctctcttctatgtgatggtagtttagatgatcgatatcgacttgtaatgtgaagacaaactcgcggtctcgagacttgtaatataatgttctatctttgttcggtcttttcaattcggagactaatatgatgacttgtattcggagactaaaatgatgaattgtattcagagactaatcttctattgtattcgatgaatctgttgttgatgtgtgctgtctatattttgtccaattatacattttgtaacctgtgcaaaaaacagaaaataaaaaaataaaaaaacctaatattcatactaatggcgcatcacatcatagtgcgccattagtatgccaaaggatactaatggcgcgtcattaaagagtgcgccattagtatgccgaagttactaatggcgcatcttgctgtcgtgcgccattagtatgccaaagcacctgggtatacatggccccctaggaggcatactaatggcgcactattgtatatactaatggcgcatctggggtgcgccattagtataccagatactaatggcgcacctgtggtgcgccattagtaaaatatactaatggcgtgctactaatggtgcaccactaatgcgccattaatggccaaattaggtgcgccattagtaggctttttcctagtagtgagataacgaggccaacttgctacgatcattcaaaaaaaacgaaaacaaagatataatactctttccttacaacttcaagtgagtgttactgtcttgtgcatattcggtttcccttatatattagtccaggttatagtaatgtaattgatgagttatgcatgtgtgtgcagttcccactatattctcctagagattaggcttgagcagggagtagtaaccgtcttggactctaaacgaaaagatccccaggaatatgcggacatgactgaaatcctcaagaagtaagttaaatcgattattatccaccatatcagcaactttattcattttctgatatcaagtaattgttttctttgtccggcagggtttggagaaaattcaccagaaaagttccgggactgccgaaggagctggaatttagacacccgaaagtaagtactatagtagcatgttccgctcatctcctagtgattcaagcgctagtttcatcaataccatttagcattcttgcttatcagtttgattgacctctatttcttgtaaagtggttgtggcaggaacaagggaatgatttctgtggaactACGTctacgagtccatccgccacacgacctgtgagcggggcgggtactctgacgaacaatatgaagtacgtaaataacaacattcacaattttattttattaccatcatttgtattgagtttcattcattcatatatatatatatatatgtattgacccccttcttcaaattagatgtttcggaagcgggatgaactcctagcaccagcttgcATGCGAGAAAtttaagaggaattggcggcattctttcttgaccacgtgatcgctgaagacggagaatactatgtggaccatgagtccgtatgattatatttgtaagagataattattgtatatatgtagccgatagtgtcggatagatatacgagaacttgttgttcgaccaatctctcgcagaaggagaggtggtcgatatcacttctctctgtctgcatatatgttcatgacgatcttctgtttccttcatttgcttactagctaactagtgtgtctagtcctctctatacatatgtatagtacgtagcgtcgaccaagcacggacataaaagaggacacttctctctattaattatagctagctaacacaatatatgaaacacctaaattaaccccccaaaacccccaaccccccccccctttcNNNNNNNNNNNNNNNNNNNNNNNNNNNNNNNNNNNNNNNNNNNNNNNNNNNNNNNNNNNNNNNNNNNNNNNNNNNNNNNNNNNNNNNNNNNNNNNNNNNNNNNNNNNNNNNNNNNNNNNNNNNNNNNNNNNNNNNNNNNNNNNNNNNNNNNNNNNNNNNNNNNNNNNNNNNNNNNNNNNNNNNNNNNNNNNNNNNNNNNNNNNNNNNNNNNNNNNNNNNNNNNNNNNNNNNNNNNNNNNNNNNNaaaaaccccagccacagaaatgctgacgcgtggatgcctattggtcccggttgatgccaccaaccgggaccaaagggtctcctgcctgggctccgcgcacaggccacgtggagggcctttagtcccggttctggattgaaccgggactaaaggggcaggacattagtaccgacactttagtcccggttcaggccctttttctaccagtgtgctCACGTGCAAGCCCATCAGGACGCCTGTCGACGCCAAGCAGAAGCCTTCGGCCACCGACGGCGCTCTCCTCACCGACCCTACTAGCTACCGGAACCTTGCCGAGGGCCTGTAGTACTTGACGCTGACACGGCCCGACATCGCCAATGCCGTCTAGCAAGCGTGCTTGTTCATGCACGCCCCGCGCGACACTCATCTTCAGTTCGTCAAGCGCATCCTTCGCTACGTCCGCGGCACGACTCACCTCGGCCTCCGCATCCACCGTCGCTCGCCATCGCATGACGTGGTCGCCTACTCCGACGCGGACTGGGCCTGCTGCCCCGACACGCATCGCTCGACGTCCGGCTTCTGTGTCTTCTTCGGCTCCAACCTCGTCTCCTGGTCGTCGAAACGCCAGCACACTGTCTCTCGGTCGAGCGCCGAGGCGGAGTATCGCGCGGTCGCCAACGTGGTCGCCGAACTTGGCCGACCACCACCGCGCGCCACCGTTGTCTACTGCGACAATGTCAGCGCCGTCTACCTTTCGGCAACCCGGTGCAGCACCAGCGTACAAAGCACGTCGAGATCGACTTGCACTTCCTCCGGGATCGCGTCCGGCTTGGCGACGTCCGCGTGCTCCATGTACCCACCTTGTCTCAGTTAGCCGACGTGTTCACCAAGGGGTTGCCCTCCGTCCTCTTCAACGAGTTTCGGACCAGCCTCAACGTGCTCACCGACCCCGTTGGGACTGGGGGGGGGGTGTGGAACCCCTGTCACGTTGCCACTCCACCGGCTGCACCGAGTCTTCAGGATGGATCACTACCACGGCGCACGACCGCCTGCCTCCGCAACGGCCGTAGCACTCCGCACGATCCTCATGCTTATCACGATTAGATAGGGCTCAATCGTTGTACCTGTATGTATATAAACCCCTGTAATCGTTCAATGTGAATACACAAGAGTTCACACTCATTTGTCTTCTGAACTGGCAATTTGCTGCCGATATAATAAGAAGAAGTAAACAAACACAAACTCTAGGTCTTACAAGAGGTTGGGGTTAGGGTGACCCACACCAGGCTCTGGTTCTGGCTCGTTTTGGACGTCGGCAACCCAGCGGATGGAGACCATCGGTTGCAAGATATCTTGCTTAGAGCAATTTTAGCCGATCCCTAAAAGGTAGAGAAGTATCTGACCGGGTAAAGCTTGGTAGAGTATTTGTACTTCACTAAATTTTGGCAGGACCTAGCCAATCCCCTAAATATAACGGAGTACAATTTTATTTTTTCTAACTTATGCAATTCTAATTTACATTGCAACTACATATTAGCACACATATGAAAATTAACCATAATAATGAAGACAAATTGATAAAATATTCCCCGATATGTCATTACTAACGATATTACATGGCCTTATTGTACAATGTAGTAGAGGCAGAGCAACGCTTGTTAGAAAGATGAACAACGATTACTATATAAGAAGAAGTGGCAAAATATATCGACACGAAAACATGAATCAAGCTaagttctttatatatatatatatatatataatcaagccAAGTTCGGTGCTTGTGCTTTGGACTTCTTCGCGTGCTTGCGAGTAGTTCTAACATGATCTCTCTTACCTTCTCTTTTCACATGAGAGGTAAGAGTATATAACAGATCTCAGCCATTGATTTCATTAAGTAATGGGTCTGAGTAACTCTTAccttcttagggcatctccaacgctccaAAGTTGACCCGCAAATTCTTTGCTGCATCCATCCGTGCACCGGGGGAAGGGCAGTCCGTGGATGCGGAAGGCGGTCATCCAACGTTGCCCGCATACAATTGAAGCCAGGTTTCAactaactggacgaaattcatgcaagcaCGATGGGTTTTCATATAAACCAGAGCACATTCATTATAATTAGGACATTTTTCGtataaactggacgaaattcattacattttagaCAATCTTTAACTAAACTCTACGGTAAACCTAATCTAAGTGATCACCGCCATCTGTTCCCCATGTCCAGCCATGAGCCACGAGAACTGAAACTCCAGCTCTTGCCTTCACCTTCTTAATGAATGAAAACTGAAAAGTAGTGCTGCTATATTTCATTAAAAAAATACAAACATTTCATGATGGCACATATGAGCCAAATACAGAGGATGGAAAGTTGAAGAAATGGtacaaaaaataaggaaaaaattgaaaaaaaaacttgAATATATATTTAACACAAGAAAAGAGGATTATTATATGGCCTTATTTGTCTCAAAGTTTCCCCCTAATCTCTTGTTTCATGTAAACTACTTTGTGAGGCGAATAGGTACTTGTGCCATGTCCATCTTGGTAGTACATATTTTTAGAAAATGAGGATCACCCCGAGTCTCTGCATCATTGTAATGCACACAGCTTTATTAAAGTTAAAGTACGAAGTTCAAGTACTAAAGTACAACAAGTGTGGATAACGTGAAAATAGAAATATATGCCTACACACATAGCCTAATATTTGAAGTCCTATGTTGCCATCTCTCTTAATTGCACCCATAGTCCATGAGCTGCCGTACTTCCGCATGGTGTAGTAAGGATCACGTACGGGTCCATCTTGGTACTACATGATGTTGATTCAACTAAAACTTCCATTCAGAAAATGGCCATCTAGGATAATCTTCATCAACCGCTCCTTGAGATGAGGGCATTGGCACTCCAACTCATTTCGAGCCTGCCCATCTTTGGATGTGTTTACTTGCTTTAGAGGCCTGCATAATTTCAACAAGTCAATGTTATGATGACTGATTGACTATAAAACCGAGGGCCGGACAAAGAAATGACCTCTTCGTCCCAATCACATCGCATGGTAATATACGCCAGAATGAATGTCTGAACTGCAGTGTCACCAATCATCCCTGCCCAAATCCCCTTCAAGGAAAGATGATCTAGTAGTAAGTATGGAGACATGTATCTCCACAAGTACTAATTAACAGATACTCCTTATAttgaggaatggagggagtattaagaaTGGTTTGTAGGGAGCGTACAAGAACTCCCAGATTGAAGAGCCAACCCAGCAGAAGTCCAACAGGAAATCCAATGATGTAATAGCTTCCTACGTTTATATAAGCCACTAGTGCTTGGCACCCTGATCCAACAGCAACTCCTGAAAATtgtcacacacacgcatgcacataCAGAGAAATCTTCAGTTCAACATTTCGTTTCTATTCTGATAAGATTCATCGCAAATTCAGTGTCACCACTATGTGCAGGGTGGAGAAGACAGAGTACCTGAAAGGACAGGTTGGACGCCATTTAGGAGGATACTAATGGCCAGCAGAACGGAGAGGTTGTCCACGGCGTCGATCACAGCTTTGCTTGATGAAACGACGAGTGCCGCAGCTCCATCCAGCACGAGGTGCCCTGAGCGTGACACCACCCCAATCATGCACTCAATCAAGAATTCAAGACAAGGGGATAAAAAGTCCTGCCAAGGAAATGGATTTGCTTTTCTATCGAATCATATTCTTCGGACCATTCTGAAAGGGCTACATTCCTAACCCGAATTCAAATCTAGACTTACGATCTACTTGCCAAAATTATGCACTAAAATCTGGCATAAAATGGTGATATAGCTAGGTTAGTAGTATGTTCTTGACTGATGCGCCTGGTTTTTCACGTTACAGTACGATGTTGATTGCTTTGTTCCTTCTCGGGTTTGCATCGCGCCGTAGTTATCAGCCTCTTTGCAAGGTTCTCCACTTCTCTGATCTGCTTTCAGTTTACACTTTACAGTGGATTCGTACATCTGTCCCACTTTATATTACACTTGCGTCTACCTTCGCTGCTCCTTTCAAGTTCAACACTAGATGCATGAATGGCGTGTGCATGTCACAAATTTCTCTGCTCCATACGCGGCTGCCTTTTGGAAAGAGGGGATATCTTATAGTTACATGGCGTCACTGATGATCTGCTCCATGAATCGTGATCCATGAAGAAAAACTAATGAAACTAATGGCGCTCCCTTCCCCTCCCTCCCCTGTGGCGACGCCACCCGCCCCCTCCTTCCCTCCGGCGGCGACCTCGTCTCGTGTGGCAtcctccccctcttcttccccgCGGTCTCCTCCCTGCTCCTCCTCGGCGGCGCGCCTCGCTTCCCCCTCCTCCCCGGCTTCCTCGCCTCGCTCCGTCCTCCTCGCTCCTCCCTGGGCCAACAGGTTTTGGGCGCTTGATTCGGATGGATCTGGGTCGGACTCTGAGGCGCTTCCTTCCCCTCCTCGTCCGGTCCTTGCGGGCGGCCTTCCCATGGCTTCGGCATCGGTCCGTCGGCGAAAATTCGCTCCTGGTGGGCGGGGTCGGTTCGTCGGGCCCGTGGTGGAGGAGGATGGCTGGCGCCGGGTTTCCTGGGGGCGCCGTCGTGCTGCGGCCTGGTCTCCGGCTCGGGCGTCGCTGGGCTTTGGTGGGGTTGGGGGCGGTGTCGCCGTCCCCTTCTCCGGTGGTCCTCCTCGCATGTTCGTCTTCTGGGGgtgcggctccggcttctccgtcggcggcggcgccggcgcctGCCCTAGATCTGGAGCTGGGGTTGGTGGTGGAGCCTACGTCTGGGCCGCGGGCCCTTGTGCCATGTGATGGGCCTGGTGGGCCTGGTTCGGTCCCTGCCTTGGCTTGTGTGTATGTTTTCCCCCCTCCCTTCTTTGGACTCTGGGCCGCGGTTGGCCCAGGCCCAGCCCCCTTGGTGCCGTATGTCGAACCGGGCCTGGCTCGAACCGGGTATATATGGATCCGGAAGGGATCGATTCCCCCATTTCTAGGGTTCCCTGCCTCCTCCTCCGATCTGCATCGGCGCCGCCTCCCCATTCGCTCCTTCGTCagatctgctcctcctcctcccctttcttGTTCGTTTGCGGCGGTGGTCGCGATGGACCGCTCGCTCGGGTCCTCCAGCAAGGCTGTCTCCGGCCAGAAGCGGGGGCGCGACGGATCTGGTGAGGCGGCGGCCGATCTAGAGTATGAAGTTGTGTTGCGTGCTAAGCTCCAGGCGTCGCTCGCTCCtgaggcggggtcggcggcggccggtTCATCCCCGCGCGCCTTCGGATCTGGGCCGTCGGACCCTTCGCTGCCCTTGCATGGTGCTCCTCCAGCTGCAGTCAATCCGTGGGAATTGGCGGATGCGGGGAGTCGGGCTGGCTCGTCGGGGCCGgtcccgccgcctcctccgcaTGGTGCTGCTCCCCTGGGTGGTGGGACGGTGCGGGCTCCGGCGGTGGCTGGTGGGGGTCCGTCTCGTTTCATTCCGCGTGGTGCGTCGGGGGCTCCGGTTCGCCGCCCCGTTGGCACTGCTGCTGGGCGGGGCGCCGGATCTGGGCCTGGCGCGGCTGGTGCTGCTGGTGCTTGTATTCTCCCTCCTCCCCCTCGTGGTCCTGGTCGCATTCCTCCTCAAACTCAGGTCGCCAACCCCACTCTCACCTGCTTCGCATGGCACCGTCCTGGTCACTTTCAGTCCCGGTGCTAAAACTCCCCCTTCTGCCTCATCTGTAGGGAAGATGGCCACCTCACGGTGGATTGCCAGAATCGTTCCAAACCTCCTGCCTTCGTTCACTATGGCCTTGGCCTTCCTGGGTGCTCATTTTTCGCCTTAGATAGGGAGGTCCCTACTGCAGCTCCTATCCCTACGCTATCCAACGTCGGCATCATCTCTGTCCAGTCCAAACGCATTACATCCCAGGTCCTTCTTGATGAGCTCCGGTTGTGGGACGAGGGAGGGTGGGATTGGCAAATCCGCCAGCTTTTAGATTTCGAGTTTGCTGCGACCTTCCCTTCCAAAGAAAGTCTCTGCATGATTTCCTCATGTACTAGCTTCACGCTACCTCTGAATCAATTGGTTGTTTCGGTAAAGGCTGCTTCTAATGGTTCCAAGGCTATCTCCTCCCTGTCTGATGTATGGGTTCTAGTTGAAGATGTTCCTCCTACAGTGCGTACCACGGCGTTTCTGATGGCGTTCGGGGTGCTCATCGGCAAGCCTATTGAGGTCGACCATGACTCTTTGGCTATCCTCGGGCCGGTCCGTCTGCGGGTATGGTGTGTGGACCCCCTGTGTATTCGTGGCTCCATTGATGTCTTCCCTTAGGCTGGTGGCTTTCGGCTCAGGGTTCGGGTGGAGGGTGCTTCAGGGCCGGTATTGGCCCCACCTCCTCCCCCGCCCCCGGCCTTTGGCAATGACGACAGGAGCAAAGATGGGGATGGTTGCCCGGACGATTCTATGCATGGCACTGATCAGCGCTTTACCCAGTCGGAGTGGGACGGGCTCTCCCCTGAAGACCAGGAAATGTTGAAGGAGAATGCTCCGGTCGGTCGGGAGGCAAATGATTCACTGGCGGACTTGGTTGGAGGGGATGCTGCTTCCGGTGGGGCCAAGGGTACACCTTTCTCGATGGTGTGCTCTAATCTTCCTGCCCGTCCTGCCTCTCCTTCCCTCTCTGGCATTGAAGATCTGCCCCCAGCTGGCCccttacactacaagaaatatgtcaacttgtgagcaccactattggtcactgaatggtcacaaatttccatttgtgacctttttgtgaccaaaaacataaggtcaaaagttggccgtcataaactgactatagcgacctttcttctagaatggtcgtagacgtttatgaccaaaatacgtctactgtagcgttttggtcactagcaacctccccaggccacgtaggcatccagcgtggcaatctgacgtggcacaagattcagcccggtccaattcggttttctacatgggcctagcccaacaattcggcctttttactgtatttttttcctgtgcttttattagctacatgggtctggcccaacaatTCAACCTTATTAATTTCTTTGCGTGTCCCTTTTAACAGCAGATTTTCTTTTTTATCATGTATTTTTCTGGGCCATTTCTTTGCTGGGCCTCTCATGTTTTTTATATGTATCatgggtccactagtcagatggATCCCAGTTATCATGTTCTCATAAGTGGGTCCAAGTTGTCAGGTTCTAGCAAGTGGGTCCGACTTGTCAGGGTCATATTCCTCATTTCATTTTGACAGTAAATAAATAACCAATATTTAAATTGGCACTGACAAAAAACACATATAATACTTCAAATAACAACAGCCAGATTCAGTATAGAGCCAGATTCTGTATGGAGCTCCTGCTCTACAAATAACTCTACAAGTGGAGTAACTaatttacaagctctacaagcaCTATATTCTTCAAGATGGAGCTCCTTCGTTAGAATTACAAACAGGCACATGcacctgctcttgctcttgctcataGTCAGgacgccctgttacatgaatcagcaaAGAAGAATCAGAAAACTGGAGCAAATATATTATGAAGAGACCATTCAATAAAAAGGACAAGTTCTTCAGAATGATAACACAAATTCAACTAGTACAATGCTTTTAGAAGTCACAAAAAATAACAATTACTACATGGCAGATGATCATGAAGAGTATAAACACATCTTAAATCTTACTTGTAAAAAGAGAATACATGCCTATCTCCAGTAATGTTATTATTATATAGAAAAAATCATAAACGGATCCCACAATAGTACAGTACAAGTGTGGGTAGAATTCAAAAGGTACATCTACAAGTTAATAGATCAATAAAATACGGGACTTTTGCCAGTGCATGGTACTGAAGCCTGCAATCAGTATACTGTCATAACATTGCAGGAGTGCAAAACATAGATCTGGCATAGTTTACAACATAACAAACAAATTCCGACTAAGATGGGGGAGACAACCTAAACGAACCAGCTAAACGAACCAGGATGCAGCTTGGGGACTTGGTCGGGTAACACAACCGGCAGCAGCAGCAGGTCCAGCACGTCCTATACTAGAAGCAGCTCCCATGGCCTTGAATTCCTTTCCTTGACACAATACAAGCACACATCAATAGGAGATGATGATAAGTTGTAGAAGAAGGAGTCCCCGAGCATCAGCAGGCAATAGAGTGGAAGAAGATGAAATCGAGAGGCGGGGCGaaccttgctgctgctgctgccgttgTGTCCTTGAGCTCGACCTCGCTGACCTTGACAATGTCTGCCTGGTCCCAGATGCTCAAGATCTTGGTGCGAGCCTGGGTACATCACAAGTTGTGAGACATTTTCCCTCAAAGAAATAAAACATTGCAGTACAGAAACTTTCACACAAATTAACAATTTAGTACAGTATCTGCAAAACAAATTGACAGATAAGAATTGGAACACTTTCTTATAAGTTCTGCATGCAGAGCACAAATTTATAATAATAAAACAGTCGAAACATCTAGCGCAAACAGATATGTGGTAGTTCTAGGTCACGAAATTATACTGTACATAGAAAGGAGCCCAAGCTCACCTGACATGCACAATTCTAAAATTACAGCAGTCTGACAGTACAAAACACCTAATAACATGCAAATATTTTCCATAAGTTTTACTAACCAGGACAAGAGCTGATCTATCTGTCAACAGCGGACACTCTAAATTATTGTGCATCACACGGATTCTTGAAGTATCATACTTGGCCAAGCAATCTTGAACTGATCTAACCATAAGTTTTTGTATTATTTGTACCTATCAGGTTAATAAACTTAAGCAACCCGAGTAACTTAACAAGGAATCCAATGATAGTGTAAGTGCTGGAGTATGATGATATGCATGTCCAAATGAGATAATGCAACATTTCCTGCACATTCCAAGTGTGTTTGCCTCTTGCATCAATCAagagaaggatggcaaattgagaTTGAATAAATCAAGACACTGAAAACAGATAGATGCAAAGGTCCATGTTATTTTTCTCCCACTCACAAGGCTAATCTTTTCACCAACGAGGCAGCAAAATAAGGAAGGCAAGATCCTGATGACCCAAGATGTATATCAACGAAGAGAGGGAAGGGCCTTCCATGGCGATGGCATGGTGCTCCTCCTTCATAGCAGCAGAAGCAGCACGTTCCATGGTGATAGACCTGCACAAACCAACCATACAGATCAGACCACAAACCAAAATAGGCAGTAAACATGTTCAAATCGGGATGAGAAAGAGATTGCAAAGGAAGAAAAAAGACAGACCTGGCTGACCATGGCCATGGCCTcaacagagagagagagtgagtgagggaAGTGCCTCCTCCTCCATGGTGCTCCTCCTTCACAGCCCGCCATGGTGCTCCTCCTCCATGGACAGCCTCAACCCGTCCCATGGTGATGACCTGCACAAACCAACAGCATGGATCAGACGAACAAATCCGGAAGAAGATGAGGGGATTGAGGaggaggggctagggtttcgggatgaGGATGGGCTTACCTACCTTGCCCGTCGTCGGAGATGCTGCGCGCTCGCCGGAAAGGACCGGACCAGCCGGTGTTGGAGGGGACCGAAACCCTAGGCCCTCTGCCGCTGTGCTGTGCTGCGTGGTTGGGGAGAGGAGAAGAGCTCCATCTCTGTCCCCATCCCCATCTCCATCTCCATGGCGGAGGTGCTGGCGCTGGTGGGAGCGGGGGGCGTTGCCAGCGGTCGCCATGGAACTGGACGGATCTGGCTGGATCTCTCTTGCCGGGGGAAGGAGTGGAGGGGATTGGATCGTTCCTTGCTGCTGTGGGCAATGGCGATTTGGGGGGAAATAAATAGCAGTGGCAGCGCGACGGGCGGGACGGAGGTAGGAGGCCAGCACCACCGCCGCGCtccaggagggcgccagcgcggAGAGGGGAGGCGGCGAGGGGAGGCGAGGCGGCGAGGGGAGGCGACGAGGGGAGGCGAGGCAGCGAGGGGAGGCGAGGTGGCGAGGGGAGAGGAAGGCAGAGGTCGCCGGCGGGGCGGGGCTCGGTTTGGGGGAGTGGAGATCAGCNNNNNNNNNNNNNNNNNNNNNNNNNNNNNNNNNNNNNNNNNNNNNNNNNNNNNNNNNNNNNNNNNNNNNNNNNNNNNNNNNNNNNNNNNNNNNNNNNNNNNNNNNNNNNNNNNNNNNNNNNNNNNNNNNNNNNNNNNNNNNNNNNNNNNNNNNNNNNNNNNNNNNNNNNNNNNNNNNNNNNNNNNNNNNNNNNNNNNNNNNNNNNNNNNNNNNNNNNNNNNNNNNNNNNNNNNNNNNNNNNNNNNNNNNNNNNNNNNNNNNNNNNNNNNNNNNNNNNNNNNNNNNNNNNNNNNNNNNNNNNNNNNNNNNNNNNNNNNNNNNNNNNNNNNNNNNNNNN
It encodes:
- the LOC119299606 gene encoding protein DETOXIFICATION 27-like; translated protein: MIGVVSRSGHLVLDGAAALVVSSSKAVIDAVDNLSVLLAISILLNGVQPVLSGVAVGSGCQALVAYINVGSYYIIGFPVGLLLGWLFNLGVLGIWAGMIGDTAVQTFILAYITMRCDWDEEASKASKHIQRWAGSK